A region of Sulfitobacter faviae DNA encodes the following proteins:
- a CDS encoding SDR family oxidoreductase, protein MELRDKRILVTGGSDGIGRHICLKLAEAGARLAILGRDETRLQAVAEACEAAGAAEAVGLTCDLQDPSAIDRAAAQVVDRLGGLDILINNAGIWHKAGPLDTIAPEMLQATVQTNLTGLMQMTQATLPALRDNDEAIILNVVSKSGVVAQAGQSVYTATKYGVRGFTEVLKADEENTGVRVGGLYQSGTNTGMFAKAGEDVPNHIFTEPDDLADVVVFVLSRPPKLWIHDIRIEL, encoded by the coding sequence ATGGAACTGCGCGACAAACGTATTTTGGTCACCGGCGGCAGCGACGGGATCGGGCGTCACATCTGTCTCAAACTGGCAGAGGCTGGCGCGCGGCTGGCCATTCTGGGCCGGGATGAGACACGTCTTCAGGCCGTGGCAGAAGCCTGCGAAGCCGCCGGCGCGGCAGAGGCGGTGGGGCTGACCTGCGATCTGCAAGACCCTTCGGCGATCGATCGGGCCGCCGCACAGGTGGTGGACCGTCTTGGCGGCTTGGACATTCTGATCAACAACGCAGGGATTTGGCACAAGGCAGGCCCGCTCGACACGATCGCGCCCGAAATGCTGCAAGCGACGGTGCAGACCAATTTGACGGGCCTCATGCAGATGACACAGGCCACGCTGCCCGCGCTGCGCGACAATGACGAGGCGATCATCCTCAATGTCGTCTCCAAATCCGGTGTCGTGGCGCAGGCGGGGCAGTCAGTCTATACGGCCACGAAATACGGCGTGCGCGGCTTTACGGAGGTGCTGAAGGCGGATGAGGAAAACACCGGCGTACGGGTGGGCGGGCTGTATCAGTCTGGCACCAACACCGGCATGTTCGCCAAGGCCGGAGAGGACGTGCCGAACCATATTTTCACCGAGCCGGATGATCTGGCCGATGTGGTGGTCTTTGTCCTGTCCCGCCCGCCGAAGCTTTGGATTCACGATATCCGTATCGAACTTTAA
- a CDS encoding helix-turn-helix transcriptional regulator: MVTPLSDRYLLLKEQRPDIKPAEMLQVLAQDMGLNNLSYLGFHKIGASGSDPVIHSTYDPAWLTRYQEENYHLIDPVVDKSLEGTLPVDWSELPKVDRTTRNFFGEAMEFGVRQNGVSIPIRDHAHGKAVLTLNSDLRIHEWRKYKRGIIADAIYLGCLIQSDMVADIAPAAPGPRLSNREKEVLKWAAVGKTAWETAQIMTVAASTVNHHLYNACAKLDVTNKTHAVAKAIRAQIITI, translated from the coding sequence ATGGTGACACCGCTTTCCGACCGCTACCTCCTATTGAAAGAACAACGCCCCGACATCAAACCCGCCGAGATGTTGCAGGTCTTGGCGCAGGATATGGGGCTGAACAACCTGTCCTATCTGGGGTTTCACAAGATCGGCGCCAGCGGCAGCGATCCGGTCATTCACTCGACCTATGATCCCGCTTGGCTGACACGCTACCAAGAGGAAAACTACCATTTGATCGACCCGGTGGTCGACAAATCCCTCGAAGGTACCCTGCCGGTGGACTGGAGCGAGCTGCCCAAGGTCGACCGGACCACGCGCAATTTCTTTGGCGAGGCGATGGAGTTCGGCGTGCGCCAGAACGGTGTGTCGATCCCCATTCGGGACCACGCGCATGGCAAGGCGGTGCTGACGCTGAACTCTGACCTGCGCATTCACGAATGGCGCAAGTACAAGCGCGGGATCATCGCCGATGCGATCTATCTGGGCTGTCTGATCCAAAGTGATATGGTGGCGGATATCGCCCCCGCCGCGCCGGGGCCACGGCTGAGCAACCGTGAAAAGGAAGTGCTGAAATGGGCCGCGGTGGGCAAAACGGCATGGGAGACGGCGCAGATCATGACGGTGGCGGCCAGCACGGTGAACCATCATCTGTATAACGCCTGTGCCAAGCTGGACGTGACCAACAAGACCCATGCGGTGGCCAAGGCGATCCGGGCGCAGATCATCACGATCTGA
- a CDS encoding helix-turn-helix domain-containing protein, producing the protein MEQVIPNRLATLGHPQRLALFRLLMRRYPDRVPATELAQALGLKPNTLSTYIGALMQAGLVSQERQGTSLRYAIDIEAARDTIGYLLNDCCRGRPEICLPLTSSDGNAPMTDDKFNVLFICTGNSARSIFAESILRDLAGDRFNVYSAGTRPQSELNPFAVEVLEQKGHDVTHLRSKHISEFQAADAPAFDFVFTVCNQAANEECPTWPGQPITAHWGLPDPVKVEGSDAEKSLAFQQAYGTLRNRMLGFTSLPLTSLDRISLQKALDDAGQTDKEGTSA; encoded by the coding sequence ATGGAACAAGTGATCCCCAACCGCCTTGCCACCCTCGGCCATCCGCAGCGCCTCGCGCTGTTTCGGCTGCTCATGCGCCGCTATCCTGACAGGGTGCCCGCGACCGAACTGGCGCAGGCGCTCGGCCTCAAGCCCAACACCCTGTCGACCTATATCGGCGCGCTGATGCAAGCGGGGCTGGTGAGCCAAGAACGGCAGGGCACATCCCTGCGCTATGCGATCGATATCGAGGCCGCGCGGGACACCATCGGCTACCTGCTGAACGACTGCTGCCGTGGCCGGCCCGAAATTTGCCTCCCCCTCACCTCTTCAGATGGAAACGCGCCCATGACCGACGACAAGTTCAACGTCCTATTCATCTGCACCGGCAACTCCGCCCGGTCGATCTTTGCCGAAAGCATCCTACGCGACCTCGCAGGGGACCGGTTCAACGTCTATTCCGCAGGCACCCGCCCGCAGTCTGAGCTGAACCCTTTCGCCGTCGAAGTGCTTGAACAAAAGGGCCATGACGTGACCCACCTCAGATCAAAACATATCTCTGAGTTTCAGGCCGCGGATGCGCCTGCCTTCGACTTCGTCTTTACCGTCTGCAATCAGGCCGCCAATGAGGAATGCCCCACATGGCCGGGCCAGCCGATCACCGCCCATTGGGGGCTGCCCGACCCGGTCAAGGTGGAAGGCTCCGACGCGGAAAAGAGCCTCGCTTTCCAGCAGGCCTATGGCACCCTGCGCAACCGGATGCTGGGCTTTACCAGCCTGCCGCTTACCTCGCTCGACCGTATCTCGCTGCAAAAGGCGCTGGATGACGCTGGCCAAACCGACAAAGAAGGAACTTCCGCATGA
- a CDS encoding ArsJ-associated glyceraldehyde-3-phosphate dehydrogenase has protein sequence MTTYAINGLGRIGKLALKPLLDQGAEIAWINDAVGDPEMHAHLLEFDTVHGRWQADFAHDADSVTINGTRLPFIGTRDLGALPLDGVDVVIDCTGAFKTEAKLAPYFEAGVKKVVISAPVKDGDAANIVYGVNDDVYDPARHRIVTAASCTTNCLAPVVKVIHEALRIKHGSITTIHDVTNTQTIVDRPAKDLRRARSALNSLIPTTTGSATAITLIYPELKGRLNGHAVRVPLLNASLTDCVFEVERETTVEEVNALFKAAAEGGLKDILGYEERPLVSTDYTNDTRSSIVDAPSTMVVNGTQVKIYAWYDNEMGYAHRLVDVALMVGASL, from the coding sequence ATGACCACCTACGCGATCAACGGCCTTGGCCGTATTGGCAAGCTCGCCCTGAAACCCCTGCTGGACCAAGGGGCCGAAATTGCATGGATCAACGATGCGGTGGGCGACCCAGAAATGCACGCGCATCTGCTGGAATTCGACACGGTGCACGGGCGCTGGCAGGCCGATTTCGCCCATGACGCCGACAGCGTGACGATCAACGGCACCCGCCTGCCCTTCATCGGGACGCGCGACCTTGGCGCGCTGCCGCTTGACGGGGTGGATGTGGTGATCGATTGCACCGGCGCCTTCAAGACCGAGGCGAAACTCGCCCCCTATTTCGAAGCCGGGGTGAAGAAAGTGGTGATCTCGGCCCCGGTAAAAGACGGGGATGCGGCCAATATCGTTTATGGCGTCAATGATGATGTCTATGATCCCGCACGGCACCGGATCGTCACGGCGGCAAGCTGCACGACCAACTGCCTCGCCCCGGTGGTGAAGGTCATCCATGAGGCGCTGCGGATCAAACACGGCTCCATCACCACGATCCACGATGTGACCAACACACAAACCATCGTCGACCGCCCCGCCAAAGACCTGCGCCGCGCCCGTTCGGCCCTGAACTCCCTGATCCCGACGACCACGGGCAGCGCTACGGCGATCACCCTGATCTACCCCGAGCTTAAAGGCCGGTTGAACGGCCATGCGGTGCGGGTGCCGCTGCTGAACGCTTCGCTGACTGACTGTGTCTTTGAGGTGGAGCGGGAGACGACCGTGGAAGAGGTGAACGCCCTGTTCAAAGCTGCCGCCGAAGGAGGGTTGAAAGACATCCTTGGCTATGAGGAGCGCCCGCTGGTCTCGACCGATTACACCAATGACACGCGGTCCAGCATCGTCGATGCGCCCTCCACCATGGTGGTGAACGGGACGCAGGTAAAAATCTATGCGTGGTACGACAATGAGATGGGCTATGCCCACCGTCTGGTCGATGTGGCGCTGATGGTCGGGGCAAGCCTGTGA
- the arsJ gene encoding organoarsenical effux MFS transporter ArsJ gives MSQSATRPEGLSAYIAVTAAYWAFMLTDGALRMLVLLHFHRLGFSPVQLAYLFVLYEIAGVITNLCAGWIAARFGLASTLYAGLGLQIVALLALAQLDPTWAVGASVVFVMLVQGASGVAKDLAKMSSKSAVKLLAPAEDGGLFRWVALLTGSKNMVKGLGFLLGAALLATLGFVWAVLGMAAILALILLAVLTAMPPGLPKGRKGAKFSEVFSKSANVNWLSAARVFLFGARDVWFVVGIPIYFYAVLSDGTEESNRAAFFMIGTFMAVWVILYGLVQIYAPRLLRAKSRPAGDLISAAKGWAWSLAAVPTALTLAALFSDGPQGWLTVTLVIGLLAFGAVFAVNSSLHSYLILSFTKAERVTMDVGFYYMANAAGRLLGTLMSGLSYQIGGLPLMLGAAAIMVALSALLVGFLKPDQS, from the coding sequence GTGAGCCAGAGCGCGACCCGCCCTGAGGGGCTTTCGGCCTATATCGCGGTCACGGCGGCCTATTGGGCCTTCATGCTGACCGATGGCGCGTTGCGCATGTTGGTGTTGCTGCATTTCCACCGGCTTGGCTTTTCGCCGGTGCAACTGGCCTATCTCTTTGTGCTGTATGAGATCGCGGGCGTCATTACCAACCTCTGCGCGGGCTGGATCGCGGCGCGCTTCGGGCTCGCCTCGACGCTCTATGCCGGGCTGGGGTTGCAGATCGTAGCACTGCTGGCGCTGGCGCAGCTTGACCCCACATGGGCGGTTGGGGCCTCGGTCGTCTTCGTCATGCTGGTGCAGGGGGCCAGCGGCGTGGCCAAGGATTTAGCCAAGATGTCGTCGAAATCCGCCGTCAAACTGCTCGCCCCGGCTGAGGATGGCGGGCTGTTTCGCTGGGTGGCGCTGCTGACCGGTTCCAAGAACATGGTCAAAGGCTTGGGCTTTCTGCTCGGCGCAGCCCTGCTGGCGACGCTTGGCTTTGTCTGGGCGGTGCTCGGGATGGCGGCGATCCTTGCGCTGATCCTGCTCGCCGTGCTGACCGCCATGCCGCCCGGCCTGCCCAAGGGCCGCAAGGGAGCGAAGTTCTCGGAAGTCTTCTCAAAATCCGCCAATGTGAACTGGCTCAGCGCGGCGCGGGTGTTTCTCTTCGGCGCGCGGGACGTGTGGTTCGTGGTGGGCATCCCGATCTATTTTTACGCGGTCCTCTCGGATGGCACGGAGGAAAGCAACCGCGCGGCCTTTTTCATGATCGGCACCTTTATGGCGGTCTGGGTGATCCTCTACGGGTTGGTGCAGATCTACGCCCCACGCCTGCTCCGCGCGAAATCCCGCCCGGCAGGCGACCTGATCTCAGCCGCGAAGGGCTGGGCGTGGTCGCTTGCCGCCGTGCCCACGGCGCTGACGCTGGCGGCGCTGTTCAGCGACGGGCCGCAGGGCTGGCTTACCGTGACGCTTGTGATCGGCCTCTTGGCCTTTGGCGCGGTCTTTGCGGTGAACTCATCGCTGCATTCCTACCTCATCCTCTCTTTCACCAAGGCTGAGCGGGTGACGATGGATGTGGGGTTTTACTACATGGCCAATGCCGCCGGGCGGCTCTTGGGAACACTGATGTCGGGTCTAAGCTATCAGATTGGCGGCCTGCCCCTGATGCTGGGCGCGGCGGCGATCATGGTGGCCCTGTCGGCGCTGCTGGTCGGGTTCTTGAAACCCGACCAGAGCTAA
- a CDS encoding mannitol dehydrogenase family protein, protein MDKLVDLSNATLGDLDIAHPSYDRSALTPGIVHIGVGNFHRAHQAWYLHRLMQNGQAHDWAILGAGVRPYDAAMRQKLLAQDCLTTLIELDPAQTSAEVVGSMIDYLPIEEGNGALIRAMADPAIRIVGLTVTESGYYIDPVSKGFDAAHADIIHDAAHPETPRTAFGAIVAALRLRRDAGQGPFTGLSCDNLQGNGDILRQAVVSLARMSDPALADWIEANASFPNSMVDCIAPATGPAEIGQAREFGVNDAAPVTHEAFRQWVIEDDFCAGRPDWDEVGATFSDEVHAYEKMKIRILNAGHQVLANVGEVLGIETISATMAHPPIRAMFHRVQAEEITQTVAPVPGMTPLAYLDLIEQRFSNPRIVDTTRRVAFDGSARHTGFVLPILRDQLAAGRSVTGLALVEALWARMCAGTREDGSEIVANDPIWDALKAVAQAARERPEAWLEQERLYGDLAQAEAFRDAFVAWLSLIWDAGAVAAMNAYTQVDESNDRASKAG, encoded by the coding sequence ATGGATAAACTGGTAGATCTTTCGAACGCGACGCTGGGTGATCTCGACATCGCCCACCCCAGCTATGACCGCAGCGCCCTGACCCCCGGTATCGTGCATATCGGCGTCGGCAATTTCCACCGCGCGCATCAGGCGTGGTATCTGCACCGCTTGATGCAGAACGGCCAAGCGCATGACTGGGCGATCCTCGGCGCGGGCGTGCGCCCCTATGATGCGGCCATGCGCCAGAAGCTCTTGGCGCAGGATTGTTTGACGACGCTGATCGAACTCGACCCCGCGCAGACCTCGGCCGAGGTTGTGGGGTCGATGATCGACTACTTGCCGATCGAAGAGGGCAACGGCGCCCTGATCCGCGCCATGGCCGATCCGGCCATTCGTATTGTCGGGCTGACCGTCACCGAAAGCGGCTATTACATTGACCCAGTCAGCAAGGGGTTCGACGCGGCCCACGCGGATATCATCCATGACGCGGCCCATCCCGAAACCCCACGCACCGCCTTTGGGGCCATCGTCGCGGCCCTGCGGCTGCGCCGCGATGCGGGGCAGGGGCCTTTCACCGGGTTGAGCTGTGACAATCTGCAGGGCAATGGCGATATCCTGCGCCAAGCGGTCGTGTCGCTGGCGCGCATGTCCGACCCGGCGCTGGCCGATTGGATCGAGGCAAACGCCAGTTTCCCCAACTCCATGGTCGATTGCATCGCCCCGGCCACCGGCCCCGCCGAGATCGGGCAGGCGCGGGAGTTCGGCGTGAACGACGCCGCCCCCGTCACCCATGAAGCCTTCCGCCAATGGGTGATCGAAGACGATTTCTGCGCGGGCCGCCCGGATTGGGACGAGGTAGGGGCGACCTTCTCGGACGAGGTGCACGCCTATGAGAAAATGAAGATCCGCATCCTCAACGCGGGCCATCAGGTCTTGGCCAATGTCGGTGAGGTGCTGGGGATCGAGACGATTTCCGCCACCATGGCGCATCCGCCGATCCGCGCGATGTTCCACCGCGTGCAGGCTGAAGAGATCACCCAGACGGTCGCCCCGGTGCCGGGCATGACGCCGCTGGCCTATCTCGATCTGATCGAACAGCGCTTCTCGAACCCGCGCATCGTCGATACCACCCGCCGCGTCGCCTTTGACGGTTCGGCCCGGCACACCGGCTTCGTGCTGCCGATCCTGCGGGATCAACTGGCGGCGGGGCGCTCGGTTACTGGTTTGGCCTTGGTCGAAGCGCTCTGGGCCCGGATGTGTGCGGGCACGCGCGAAGATGGCAGCGAAATCGTGGCCAACGATCCGATCTGGGACGCGCTGAAAGCCGTGGCGCAGGCCGCGCGGGAACGGCCCGAAGCCTGGCTTGAGCAAGAGCGCCTTTACGGTGATCTGGCGCAGGCCGAGGCGTTCCGCGATGCCTTTGTCGCTTGGCTCTCGCTCATCTGGGACGCAGGCGCAGTCGCGGCGATGAACGCCTATACGCAAGTTGATGAGAGCAACGATCGCGCCAGCAAGGCGGGCTAA
- a CDS encoding ABC transporter ATP-binding protein, translating to MGQIKLNQVSKSFGDVEVIPPLDLTIEDGEFTVFVGPSGCGKSTLLRLIAGLEDITSGHIEIDGTDATNVPPAKRGLAMVFQSYALYPHMSVRKNIAFPMKMAGVPADEQQRRIEAAAKALNLTDYLDRRPGQLSGGQRQRVAIGRAIVREPSAFLFDEPLSNLDAALRVGMRLEISELHKRLATTMIYVTHDQVEAMTMADKIVVLRAGHIEQVGSPLELYYKPRNEFVAGFIGSPKMNLIKGAEAEARGAPTIGIRPEHFDVSTTEGAWEGTIGVAEHLGSDTFLHVHGVAGCDPMTVRVDGELSVRHGDRIFLTPQADKLHRFDAQGLRVE from the coding sequence ATGGGACAAATCAAACTCAATCAGGTTTCCAAAAGCTTCGGCGATGTGGAAGTCATTCCGCCCCTTGATCTGACCATCGAAGATGGCGAGTTCACGGTCTTCGTCGGCCCCTCGGGCTGCGGTAAATCGACCCTGCTGCGGCTGATCGCCGGGCTGGAAGACATCACCTCGGGCCATATCGAGATCGACGGCACCGATGCGACTAACGTGCCGCCCGCGAAACGGGGCTTGGCGATGGTGTTCCAATCCTACGCGCTTTATCCGCATATGTCGGTGCGCAAGAACATCGCCTTTCCGATGAAGATGGCGGGCGTTCCGGCGGATGAACAGCAGCGCCGGATCGAAGCCGCCGCCAAGGCGCTGAACCTCACCGACTACCTTGACCGCCGTCCGGGCCAACTGTCTGGCGGTCAGCGCCAGAGGGTCGCCATTGGCCGTGCCATCGTGCGCGAACCTTCGGCTTTCCTTTTCGACGAGCCGCTGTCGAACCTCGACGCCGCGCTGCGGGTGGGCATGCGTCTTGAGATCAGCGAGCTGCACAAGCGGCTGGCCACGACGATGATCTACGTCACCCACGATCAGGTCGAAGCGATGACCATGGCCGACAAGATCGTCGTGCTGCGGGCGGGCCATATCGAACAGGTCGGCTCCCCGCTTGAGCTTTACTACAAGCCGCGCAACGAATTCGTCGCGGGCTTCATCGGCTCGCCCAAGATGAACCTGATCAAGGGTGCCGAAGCCGAAGCGCGCGGCGCGCCGACCATCGGCATCCGGCCCGAGCATTTCGACGTCTCCACCACCGAAGGCGCATGGGAGGGCACCATCGGCGTGGCCGAGCATCTGGGCTCCGACACCTTCTTGCACGTCCATGGCGTAGCGGGCTGCGACCCGATGACCGTGCGCGTGGATGGCGAGTTGTCGGTCCGACATGGGGATCGGATTTTCCTGACCCCACAGGCGGACAAGCTGCACCGGTTCGACGCGCAGGGCCTTCGGGTCGAGTAA
- a CDS encoding carbohydrate ABC transporter permease has translation MARAVTRQRKIVNTALAWGIGFLIFFPILWTILTSFKTEAQAIADPPIFLGFDWTLANYEAVLERSNYGRFLWNSIVIAGGSTILGIMIAVPAAWSMAFVPGKRTKDILLWMLSTKMLPAVGVLYPIYLLCIQFGVLDSKIALVIILMLINLPIIVWMLYTYFREIPGEILEAARMDGASLREEVLYVLTPMAVPGIASTLLLNFILAWNEAFWTLNLTAAKAAPLTAFIASYSSPEGLFYAKLSAASTMAIAPILILGWFSQKQLVSGLTFGAVK, from the coding sequence ATGGCACGCGCAGTCACAAGGCAACGCAAGATCGTCAACACGGCCCTCGCTTGGGGCATCGGTTTCCTGATCTTCTTCCCCATCCTTTGGACCATCCTTACCAGCTTCAAGACCGAAGCACAGGCCATCGCCGACCCGCCAATCTTCCTCGGCTTCGACTGGACGCTGGCGAATTACGAGGCGGTTCTTGAGCGGTCGAACTACGGGCGCTTCCTGTGGAACTCCATCGTCATCGCGGGCGGCTCGACCATCCTTGGCATCATGATCGCGGTGCCTGCCGCATGGTCGATGGCCTTCGTTCCCGGCAAGCGGACCAAGGATATCCTGCTCTGGATGCTCTCAACCAAGATGCTGCCCGCGGTGGGCGTGCTCTACCCGATCTATCTGCTCTGCATCCAGTTCGGCGTGCTCGACAGCAAGATCGCACTGGTCATCATCCTGATGCTCATCAACCTGCCGATCATCGTCTGGATGCTCTACACCTACTTCCGCGAAATCCCCGGTGAGATCTTGGAAGCGGCACGGATGGATGGGGCAAGCCTGCGCGAAGAGGTGCTTTACGTCCTCACGCCTATGGCGGTGCCGGGCATTGCCTCCACCCTGCTGTTGAACTTCATCCTCGCATGGAACGAAGCCTTCTGGACGCTCAACCTCACTGCGGCCAAGGCCGCACCGCTCACCGCCTTCATCGCGAGCTATTCCAGCCCCGAGGGCCTCTTCTACGCCAAGCTCAGCGCGGCTTCCACCATGGCCATCGCGCCAATCCTCATCCTCGGCTGGTTCAGCCAGAAACAACTCGTCAGCGGCCTGACTTTCGGCGCGGTCAAGTAA
- a CDS encoding carbohydrate ABC transporter permease, which translates to MATQHSRSAARLMMAPAVVLLLGWMLIPLTMTLYFSFKKYLPMRGGDLGWVGFDNYVRFVTSSSFWPSVMTTLIIVGGVLAITVCLGILLALLLNQPMWGQGFVRILVIAPFFVMPTVSALVWKNMFMDPNYGLFAHLWEFFGATPVQWMSQASLSSIIIIVSWQWLPFATLILLTAIQSLDREQLDAAEMDGAPVTKRFAYITLPHLGRAITVVILIQTIFLLSIFAEIFVTTGGAFGTKTLTYLIFQRVLESQNIGLGSAGGVYAIILANIVAIFLMRIVGKNLDA; encoded by the coding sequence ATGGCTACCCAACATTCCCGATCAGCGGCACGCCTGATGATGGCCCCGGCGGTGGTCTTGCTGCTTGGATGGATGCTCATCCCGCTGACCATGACGCTCTACTTCTCTTTCAAGAAATACCTGCCGATGCGCGGCGGTGATCTGGGTTGGGTCGGCTTCGACAACTATGTGCGCTTCGTCACCTCCAGTTCCTTCTGGCCCTCGGTGATGACCACGCTGATCATCGTCGGTGGTGTGCTGGCGATCACGGTCTGCCTCGGCATCCTGCTTGCCCTTCTGTTGAACCAGCCGATGTGGGGGCAGGGCTTTGTCCGCATCCTCGTCATCGCGCCCTTCTTCGTCATGCCCACCGTGTCGGCTTTGGTATGGAAGAACATGTTCATGGACCCGAACTATGGTCTCTTCGCGCATCTGTGGGAGTTCTTTGGCGCCACCCCAGTGCAATGGATGAGCCAAGCTTCGCTGTCGTCGATCATCATCATCGTATCCTGGCAATGGCTGCCCTTCGCGACGCTGATCCTGCTTACCGCGATCCAGTCGCTCGACCGCGAGCAGCTGGACGCCGCCGAGATGGACGGCGCGCCGGTGACCAAACGTTTCGCCTATATCACCCTGCCGCATCTGGGCCGCGCGATCACCGTGGTGATCCTGATCCAGACGATCTTTCTCTTGTCGATCTTCGCGGAGATTTTCGTGACCACGGGCGGGGCCTTTGGCACCAAAACACTGACCTATCTCATCTTCCAGCGCGTGCTGGAAAGCCAGAACATCGGCCTCGGATCGGCGGGCGGTGTCTATGCAATCATTCTCGCCAATATCGTCGCCATCTTCCTGATGCGCATCGTCGGCAAGAACCTGGACGCCTGA
- a CDS encoding ABC transporter substrate-binding protein, producing the protein MFCDKSLYAATALGLIMAGGAVAETITIATVNNGDMIRMQGYTDKFTEETGHEVEWVTLEENVLRQRVTTDISTKGGSFDIMTIGMYETPIWGANGWLVPLDDLSEEYDADDILPAMAGGLSHDGTLYAAPFYGESSMIMYRTDLMEKAGMEMPKDPTWEFIREAAAAMTDRENDINGICLRGKAGWGEGGALITAMSNSFGARWFDEDWNAQFDTEAWANTINFYKDLMDESGPAGYASNGFNENLSLFQQGKCGMWIDATVAASFVTNPEDSTVADKVGFALAPDTGLGKRSNWLWAWALAIPAGTQKEDAAKEFIEWATSKDYIEMVAENEGWANVPPGARKSLYENPEYQKVPFAQMTLDSILSADPENSTVDPTPYVGVQFAAIPEFAGIATDVSQEFSAAYAGQQTVEEALEKAQDLTNDAMEAAGYR; encoded by the coding sequence ATGTTCTGCGATAAATCACTTTACGCCGCGACGGCCTTGGGCCTGATCATGGCGGGCGGCGCGGTTGCCGAGACGATCACCATCGCCACCGTGAACAACGGCGACATGATCCGCATGCAAGGCTATACCGACAAATTCACCGAAGAGACCGGCCACGAAGTGGAGTGGGTCACCTTGGAAGAGAACGTGCTGCGCCAGCGCGTCACCACCGACATCTCGACCAAGGGTGGCTCTTTCGACATCATGACCATCGGCATGTATGAGACGCCGATCTGGGGCGCGAACGGCTGGCTGGTGCCGCTGGACGACCTCAGCGAAGAATACGACGCAGACGATATCCTGCCCGCCATGGCCGGTGGTCTGAGCCACGACGGCACGCTTTACGCGGCACCGTTCTATGGCGAAAGCTCCATGATCATGTACCGCACGGATCTGATGGAGAAAGCCGGCATGGAAATGCCGAAAGACCCGACATGGGAATTCATCCGCGAAGCCGCCGCCGCCATGACCGATCGTGAGAACGACATCAACGGCATCTGCCTGCGCGGCAAGGCCGGTTGGGGCGAGGGCGGTGCGCTGATCACCGCGATGTCCAACTCCTTTGGCGCGCGCTGGTTCGATGAAGACTGGAATGCCCAGTTCGACACCGAGGCATGGGCCAATACGATCAACTTCTACAAAGACCTGATGGATGAAAGCGGCCCGGCGGGCTATGCCTCCAACGGCTTCAACGAGAACCTCTCGCTGTTCCAACAGGGCAAATGCGGCATGTGGATCGACGCCACCGTGGCGGCCTCCTTCGTGACCAACCCCGAGGATTCCACCGTGGCCGACAAGGTTGGCTTTGCGCTGGCACCGGACACGGGCCTTGGCAAACGCTCCAACTGGCTCTGGGCATGGGCGCTGGCAATCCCGGCGGGCACCCAGAAAGAAGACGCCGCGAAAGAGTTCATCGAATGGGCCACTTCGAAAGACTATATCGAAATGGTCGCCGAGAACGAAGGCTGGGCGAACGTCCCTCCCGGTGCGCGCAAGTCGCTTTACGAGAACCCCGAGTACCAGAAAGTGCCCTTTGCGCAGATGACGCTCGACTCGATCCTCTCGGCTGATCCTGAGAACTCCACCGTCGATCCGACGCCTTACGTTGGTGTGCAATTCGCCGCGATCCCCGAGTTTGCAGGCATCGCGACCGATGTGAGCCAAGAGTTCTCTGCCGCCTATGCCGGTCAGCAGACCGTCGAAGAGGCGCTTGAGAAGGCTCAAGACCTGACCAACGACGCAATGGAAGCCGCAGGCTACCGTTAA